Proteins encoded together in one Leptospira semungkisensis window:
- a CDS encoding radical SAM protein: protein MLRVSVTSLCGFGCMYCAPGTAQDPEVSLPSSFLSPRLFEKNLGLLSKKLEIKEIHLTGGEPTLHKELPELVRISKKEGIENVAVTSNGFFREGLIEDLKGAGLTRMNFSLDAMEQNSFSKISGKNLPLPRLLHRIEEASSLGLEVKVNCTVLRNYNADQILPLLHWAGERKIPIRYLELMKMGPLHEKHSELFYSAEEIRNNLGSEFDFISVDTPLESTARYYETTEHYSFGIIANHTEPFCEGCNRLRMDSRGRIYGCLSDFRSFPVSEEGSELDASLEAAMQTKKNVFTGSELSMKYIGG from the coding sequence GTGCTTAGAGTAAGTGTAACTTCTCTCTGCGGATTCGGTTGTATGTATTGTGCTCCCGGAACAGCGCAGGATCCGGAAGTATCGCTTCCTTCTTCTTTTTTGAGCCCTCGACTTTTTGAGAAGAATCTAGGCTTATTATCCAAGAAGTTAGAGATCAAAGAAATCCATTTAACCGGAGGAGAGCCTACTCTTCATAAGGAATTGCCGGAGCTTGTTCGCATCTCTAAAAAGGAAGGAATAGAGAATGTTGCCGTGACTTCCAACGGTTTCTTTCGAGAAGGGTTGATCGAAGACCTAAAAGGTGCGGGCTTGACTCGAATGAATTTTTCCTTGGATGCAATGGAACAGAATTCTTTTTCTAAGATCTCCGGCAAAAATCTTCCCTTGCCCAGGCTTTTACATCGGATCGAAGAGGCTTCTTCTTTGGGATTAGAAGTAAAAGTAAATTGCACAGTATTAAGAAATTATAATGCGGATCAGATCCTTCCCTTATTGCATTGGGCAGGCGAGAGAAAAATCCCGATTCGATATCTGGAACTCATGAAAATGGGGCCATTACATGAAAAACATTCCGAATTATTTTACTCCGCTGAAGAAATCCGAAATAATCTAGGCTCCGAATTCGATTTTATTTCCGTGGATACTCCTTTGGAATCTACGGCTCGGTATTATGAAACTACGGAGCATTATAGTTTCGGGATCATCGCAAATCATACGGAGCCTTTTTGCGAGGGCTGCAATCGACTTCGTATGGATTCGAGAGGCAGGATCTACGGTTGTCTGAGCGATTTTCGTTCCTTTCCGGTCTCGGAGGAAGGATCCGAGTTGGATGCTTCTTTAGAGGCAGCTATGCAAACCAAGAAAAACGTGTTTACCGGAAGCGAGCTTTCCATGAAATATATAGGCGGATAA
- a CDS encoding HesA/MoeB/ThiF family protein codes for MTPEERKYFARQIKLPFLGEAGQESLRQKSALVIGLGGLGSPASLHLATAGVGRIGLWDFDTVELSNLHRQTAFTLSDIGRKKTEVTSEFLAARVPGLQTEIINEIFGDTVDEDRFKEWDIILDCTDQVPAKYAINRLSYKNKKPFVTGSVFRTSAQISIFSPEGKPCYKCMYPDLEDSELVSCAEGGVLGVQTAIAGMYQASLAIQYLLFPEKSPTRSSFQLEWESPLLYEVEIQADRHCTVCGEGNRKSNIQKEEIIFSEWIKLRKDPNSILLDVRESEEVSEFPIAETVHFPLSKIQFADFSQFSRDKLYITICESGMRSKKVTRTLQEKGFSSYSLQGGRKIMGQDER; via the coding sequence ATGACTCCGGAAGAAAGAAAGTATTTTGCAAGACAAATCAAGCTTCCTTTTTTAGGAGAAGCCGGGCAAGAAAGTCTCCGGCAAAAATCCGCTTTAGTGATCGGCTTAGGGGGACTAGGCTCTCCTGCAAGTCTACACCTAGCCACGGCAGGTGTAGGAAGAATCGGTCTCTGGGATTTTGATACTGTAGAACTCAGCAACCTTCACAGACAGACTGCATTCACTCTTTCTGATATAGGTAGAAAAAAAACGGAGGTTACTTCCGAATTCTTAGCGGCAAGAGTTCCCGGATTGCAAACCGAGATCATAAATGAAATCTTTGGAGATACAGTAGACGAGGATAGATTCAAGGAATGGGATATCATACTCGATTGCACAGACCAAGTTCCCGCAAAATACGCGATCAATCGTCTCTCATATAAAAACAAAAAGCCTTTCGTAACTGGGTCTGTGTTTAGAACAAGCGCTCAGATTTCTATTTTCTCTCCGGAAGGCAAACCCTGCTATAAATGTATGTATCCAGACCTAGAAGATTCGGAACTAGTTTCTTGTGCAGAAGGAGGAGTTTTAGGAGTGCAAACTGCCATCGCGGGAATGTACCAGGCTTCTCTCGCTATCCAGTATCTCTTGTTTCCGGAAAAATCTCCTACAAGGTCTTCCTTTCAATTAGAATGGGAATCTCCTCTTTTATACGAAGTAGAGATCCAAGCGGATCGCCATTGCACTGTCTGCGGAGAAGGAAATAGAAAATCGAATATTCAAAAAGAAGAAATTATTTTTTCAGAATGGATCAAGTTGAGAAAGGATCCAAATTCGATTCTTTTAGATGTCCGTGAATCCGAAGAGGTCTCAGAATTTCCAATTGCGGAAACGGTCCACTTCCCCTTATCCAAAATCCAGTTTGCCGACTTCTCTCAATTTTCAAGAGACAAACTCTATATTACAATTTGCGAATCCGGAATGCGCTCCAAGAAAGTAACAAGGACATTGCAAGAAAAAGGATTTTCTTCTTATTCTCTCCAAGGAGGGAGAAAGATCATGGGTCAGGATGAGAGATAG
- a CDS encoding VOC family protein — translation MSKITPFLAYNNDLKEVVDFYSSIFKNMKVSEVTHIGENSGIFSATFEIEGQEFYAINGGPHFKFSEAFSIFVHCNTQEEVDEYWEKLSAGGEKSQCGWLKDKFGVSWQVIPNILGELLRDKDKGKSQKVMQAMMQMSKIDIAALKKAYES, via the coding sequence ATGTCTAAAATAACCCCATTTTTAGCCTATAACAACGATCTGAAAGAAGTAGTGGATTTCTATTCTTCTATTTTCAAGAACATGAAAGTAAGCGAGGTTACGCATATTGGAGAGAATTCCGGAATCTTCTCCGCAACCTTTGAGATCGAAGGCCAGGAATTCTATGCCATTAACGGAGGCCCACATTTCAAGTTTTCGGAAGCTTTCTCTATTTTCGTCCATTGCAATACGCAAGAAGAAGTGGACGAATACTGGGAAAAGCTTTCCGCAGGTGGGGAAAAATCCCAATGCGGTTGGCTAAAAGATAAATTCGGTGTCTCTTGGCAGGTCATCCCCAATATCCTGGGAGAATTGCTTAGAGATAAGGACAAAGGTAAGTCCCAAAAAGTAATGCAAGCGATGATGCAGATGAGTAAGATCGACATCGCCGCTCTGAAGAAAGCGTACGAATCTTAA
- a CDS encoding molybdopterin oxidoreductase family protein: MVRQHYRSCTLCEAMCGLRMEIEGDTITAIRGDKDDKFSRGHLCAKGPELKNLYEDPDRLKFPLKRTANGWETVDWVDALSDIASRLVQIQEKYGNDSVAVYSGNPSVHNYGSMLFGQRFIGRLRTKNNYSATSVDQLPHQLLSFWMFGHQLMVPIPDIDRTNFFLILGGNPFASNGSLMTVPDVKKRLKEIQERGGKYVVIDPRKTETAVHADEHHFIRPGTDAFFLFSIIDILFKKRLTKPSSFAHEKDLKELESLAARYPAQETEKLTGIPAETVERIALEFSKANGAVCYGRVGVSTQAFGAICQWLINSINVITGNIDSEGGAMFTLPAVDMIDPKGVMKSSPGSFHEYGSRVRDLPEFNEELPVAALAEEILTPGEGQVKAFVSSAGNPVLSTPNGAQLEKALSGLEFMVSVDFYLNETTKHAHYILPPSSALEHDHYDLVFNIFAVRNTARYNQPAFEPQEGMLHDWEIFSDLTKRIELLKSGKPLPKELIRTKLSPSAIIDHALKSGPYGEKSGSPIGMSLELLKNSPHGVDLGALKPCFPNRLWTEDKMIHLVPKEVVGDLSRLQNYKEKLIADQMLQEKFLLIGRRHLRNNNSWMHNLPKLMTGKDRCTIMIHPEDANALGIKEEELVVIESRVGKIQLPAEVTDEIMKGVVSIPHGFGHGKEGTSLNVAAQFAGSSINDLTDDQALDELSGNAAFSGIPVSVRKKTA; the protein is encoded by the coding sequence ATGGTTCGGCAACATTATAGATCCTGTACTCTATGTGAGGCAATGTGCGGTCTCCGAATGGAGATCGAAGGGGATACAATCACAGCAATCCGAGGGGATAAGGACGATAAATTTAGCCGGGGACATCTTTGTGCCAAGGGACCGGAGCTTAAAAATCTGTATGAGGATCCGGATCGATTAAAGTTTCCTTTAAAAAGAACTGCAAACGGTTGGGAGACTGTGGACTGGGTTGACGCTCTCAGCGACATCGCGTCGCGACTTGTGCAGATCCAAGAAAAATATGGGAACGATTCGGTTGCAGTTTATAGCGGAAATCCAAGTGTTCATAATTACGGGTCCATGCTTTTCGGACAGAGATTTATCGGACGTTTAAGAACGAAGAATAATTATTCTGCTACTTCTGTAGATCAGCTGCCTCATCAATTATTATCCTTTTGGATGTTCGGACACCAGCTCATGGTTCCGATCCCGGACATAGATAGAACGAATTTCTTTCTGATCTTGGGAGGTAATCCTTTTGCATCTAATGGAAGCTTGATGACTGTTCCAGATGTAAAGAAGAGACTCAAGGAGATCCAAGAAAGAGGCGGAAAATACGTAGTCATCGATCCCAGAAAAACGGAAACCGCAGTTCACGCGGATGAGCATCATTTTATTCGTCCAGGAACAGATGCTTTCTTTCTATTTTCTATTATAGATATCTTATTTAAGAAAAGGTTAACTAAACCTTCTTCTTTTGCACATGAAAAGGATCTAAAGGAATTGGAGTCGTTAGCCGCCAGATATCCTGCACAAGAGACCGAGAAACTGACTGGGATCCCTGCGGAAACAGTCGAGAGGATCGCATTAGAATTTTCGAAAGCTAACGGTGCTGTTTGTTACGGAAGAGTAGGTGTATCTACCCAAGCCTTTGGAGCTATTTGCCAATGGCTGATCAATTCCATCAATGTTATCACCGGAAATATCGACTCGGAAGGAGGTGCCATGTTCACTCTTCCTGCAGTGGATATGATCGATCCGAAAGGAGTCATGAAAAGTTCTCCAGGAAGTTTTCATGAGTACGGCTCTAGGGTAAGAGATCTTCCTGAATTCAATGAAGAATTGCCCGTCGCCGCCTTAGCCGAAGAGATCCTAACTCCAGGAGAAGGTCAGGTAAAAGCATTTGTAAGTTCTGCAGGAAATCCTGTTTTATCGACTCCGAACGGGGCTCAGCTGGAAAAGGCGCTTTCCGGTTTGGAATTCATGGTGAGCGTTGATTTCTATCTGAATGAAACGACTAAGCATGCTCACTATATTCTGCCTCCTAGTTCTGCGTTAGAACATGATCATTATGATTTAGTATTCAATATATTCGCTGTTCGTAATACTGCTAGATACAATCAACCTGCATTCGAACCTCAGGAAGGAATGTTGCATGATTGGGAAATCTTCTCCGACCTTACGAAACGGATCGAGTTATTGAAATCCGGAAAGCCATTGCCGAAGGAATTGATCCGTACTAAGCTGAGCCCTTCCGCCATTATCGATCATGCGTTGAAGTCTGGACCGTATGGAGAGAAATCGGGATCTCCAATCGGAATGAGCTTGGAATTATTGAAGAACAGTCCTCACGGAGTGGATCTAGGAGCGTTGAAGCCTTGCTTCCCGAATCGTCTTTGGACAGAGGATAAGATGATCCATTTAGTTCCTAAGGAAGTGGTTGGAGATTTGAGTCGCTTGCAGAATTACAAAGAGAAGCTGATTGCCGACCAAATGCTTCAGGAAAAATTCCTCCTGATAGGGAGACGACATTTAAGAAATAATAATTCATGGATGCATAATCTACCTAAGCTCATGACAGGAAAGGATCGATGCACTATCATGATCCACCCGGAAGATGCGAACGCATTGGGCATAAAAGAAGAAGAGTTAGTCGTCATAGAATCCAGAGTAGGTAAGATCCAACTTCCTGCAGAAGTAACGGATGAAATAATGAAGGGAGTGGTGAGCATTCCTCATGGATTCGGCCACGGAAAGGAAGGTACCTCATTGAACGTTGCTGCTCAATTTGCCGGATCGAGTATCAACGATCTTACGGATGACCAGGCCCTGGATGAATTATCAGGCAATGCAGCCTTTAGCGGGATCCCAGTCTCCGTAAGAAAGAAGACAGCTTAA
- a CDS encoding arylesterase: MSRSLIFHSICVLLFLFFLSECKQESSEKEKGATPKMEQKTSGKRILFFGDSLTAGYGLNGPEESFVHLASVELQKKYPDLEYVNAGVSGDTTSGGLARLDWVLNSKFDVFVLELGANDSLRGVSPKTTESNLREIIRKTREKFPSIKILLIGMRTLPNMGPQYAKEFAAVFPKIAKEEKVTLMPFLLQGVAGTRSLNQNDGIHPTAEGHKILAKDVLPYLTKLLK; the protein is encoded by the coding sequence ATGAGTCGTTCGTTAATATTCCATTCTATTTGCGTTTTATTATTCTTATTCTTCCTTTCCGAATGCAAACAAGAGTCATCCGAGAAGGAAAAGGGAGCCACTCCTAAGATGGAACAAAAAACTTCCGGCAAAAGGATCTTGTTTTTCGGAGATAGTTTGACTGCGGGTTATGGCTTGAATGGTCCAGAGGAATCCTTCGTTCACTTAGCCTCTGTAGAATTACAAAAGAAATATCCGGATCTAGAATATGTAAACGCTGGAGTGAGCGGAGACACTACTTCTGGCGGACTCGCTCGATTGGATTGGGTATTGAATTCTAAATTCGACGTGTTTGTCTTAGAGCTGGGTGCAAACGATTCCTTGCGAGGAGTTTCTCCTAAGACAACCGAATCGAACTTGCGAGAGATCATACGAAAGACTAGGGAAAAATTCCCTTCTATTAAGATTTTATTAATTGGTATGAGGACCCTTCCGAATATGGGCCCGCAATACGCAAAAGAATTTGCCGCAGTCTTTCCTAAAATTGCCAAAGAGGAGAAGGTGACCCTCATGCCGTTTCTACTACAAGGGGTTGCCGGAACGAGAAGCCTCAACCAGAACGATGGGATCCATCCTACTGCAGAGGGTCATAAGATCTTAGCTAAGGATGTACTACCTTACCTGACGAAACTTTTGAAATAG
- a CDS encoding glycoside hydrolase family 3 protein translates to MLKRILLTGLIAVLVFFLFHWISQYRSELQAQEIQDGMLRQAEEITEKLSPEELVGQVIHVAIPATTLDPIAKKEIETIKPGGVILFGRNLGSQSEIKSLNSGLQASALENTGLPLLISVDQEGGRVIRVKDGVTQFPGAMALGQTKDADLAKKVGFVTSYQLRKLGLNFLFAPDLDINNNPFNPVINTRSLGSNLETVLKAGIAFEEGARSGGSIPVIKHFPGHGDTNVDSHLGLPKIEKTLEELRAFELIPFKTAIQNGADAVMSAHIVYPKIDPNFPATLSSKILQDILRKEFEYKGLIITDAMEMDAIDEHYQKEDPGVLALLAGADIILMTSWGKTTEAMRNQILKAYNKGTLTREGKDLLKEAVKRQILHKLKYGIVWEFYKQEKQGRAATAFPKDFSENLQKHFLEQEKKRDLSFSEYNSEFLNRDVSRKSIVSFAKGFSPEKVPSSDTLFSLKGEDFSSDLKSRSLTNLDLAGLKKKLEKKEGKRVVLTSFTQLELDLASSLAKKYSNLEFVVLHYGTPFLELPEIQNLKILFSFSPTPESKKALLYSVLERKDDIPVVDLILKPSIKSPVSETEQETAKANP, encoded by the coding sequence ATGCTCAAGCGTATCTTACTAACCGGCCTCATTGCCGTACTCGTTTTCTTTCTCTTCCATTGGATCAGCCAGTATAGAAGCGAACTACAAGCCCAGGAAATCCAAGATGGAATGTTGCGTCAAGCCGAGGAGATTACTGAAAAGCTAAGTCCGGAGGAATTAGTAGGACAAGTCATCCATGTTGCAATTCCCGCAACTACATTGGACCCAATCGCCAAAAAGGAAATTGAAACGATTAAGCCCGGAGGAGTCATTCTATTCGGAAGAAATCTAGGCTCTCAATCCGAGATCAAAAGCTTAAACTCAGGATTACAAGCAAGCGCATTGGAGAATACTGGGCTTCCCCTTCTTATCTCCGTAGACCAAGAAGGCGGAAGAGTGATCCGAGTGAAGGACGGGGTCACACAATTTCCGGGAGCCATGGCTTTAGGCCAGACCAAGGATGCGGACTTGGCAAAGAAAGTCGGCTTTGTTACTTCGTATCAACTCAGAAAACTAGGTCTCAATTTTTTATTCGCGCCTGATCTAGATATCAATAATAATCCTTTTAATCCGGTAATCAATACCAGATCTCTCGGAAGCAATTTAGAGACAGTCTTGAAAGCTGGGATCGCATTCGAAGAAGGAGCAAGATCCGGCGGATCCATCCCGGTCATCAAACATTTTCCGGGACATGGGGATACGAACGTCGACAGTCATTTAGGACTTCCTAAAATAGAAAAGACTTTAGAAGAATTGAGAGCTTTCGAATTGATTCCTTTTAAGACGGCGATCCAAAACGGTGCCGATGCTGTGATGAGCGCGCATATCGTATATCCTAAGATAGATCCGAATTTTCCTGCCACTCTCTCTTCTAAGATCTTACAGGATATTCTTAGAAAGGAATTTGAATACAAAGGACTTATCATCACCGACGCTATGGAGATGGATGCGATCGACGAGCATTACCAAAAAGAAGATCCAGGTGTTTTAGCACTTCTTGCAGGAGCAGATATCATTCTCATGACCAGCTGGGGAAAAACAACCGAAGCAATGAGAAACCAAATATTAAAGGCTTATAATAAAGGTACTTTAACTAGAGAAGGCAAAGACTTACTAAAAGAAGCAGTCAAACGTCAGATTCTACACAAGTTAAAGTACGGAATCGTTTGGGAATTTTATAAACAAGAAAAACAAGGAAGGGCAGCTACAGCTTTCCCGAAAGATTTTTCCGAAAACCTACAGAAGCATTTCTTAGAACAGGAAAAGAAGAGAGACCTTTCTTTTTCTGAATATAACTCTGAATTTTTGAACCGAGATGTAAGCAGAAAATCCATCGTATCTTTCGCCAAAGGATTTTCTCCGGAGAAGGTTCCTTCTTCTGATACGTTATTCTCCTTAAAAGGAGAGGATTTTTCTTCTGATCTGAAGTCTCGTTCTTTAACAAATCTGGATCTCGCCGGTTTAAAAAAGAAATTAGAGAAGAAGGAAGGAAAAAGAGTGGTCTTGACTTCTTTCACCCAACTAGAATTGGATTTAGCTTCTTCTTTAGCCAAGAAATATTCGAACCTGGAATTTGTAGTGCTTCACTATGGAACTCCTTTCTTGGAATTGCCCGAGATCCAAAATTTAAAAATACTATTTTCCTTCTCTCCTACTCCTGAATCAAAGAAAGCGCTATTGTATTCCGTTTTGGAACGGAAGGATGATATTCCTGTAGTAGATCTGATCTTGAAGCCTAGTATAAAATCTCCTGTTTCGGAAACAGAACAAGAAACTGCAAAGGCGAATCCTTAA
- the hemW gene encoding radical SAM family heme chaperone HemW, whose translation MKDRSPVIQKVNRPGIYVHYPFCVHKCSYCDFFSEGIGLEPSPLEGDLFSKYKEEFLTRIQEFPNRENLIFDTIFFGGGTPSKASPERYADFIKFVKENIQLSESSEITLECNPEDISPDYLRGLYEAGINRIHVGIQSFLPKNLKFLDRYYDPETYPKILDTLASSPIQNFGADLMFGVPNQTEEEFYSDADSVLKANVSHISIYALTVEKGTEYSRRVSAGIAPPPTEEVQENILKHLPIFLEEMGFSQYEVSNYSKPGLYSRHNMKYWTYEHYLGIGPGAHGFLPSGRYSNPRNTNAYLKKMQYDSYETPEVFEELLISLFRIFLPIDLSGFLDLIPNYREDLLEKLKIKSSEGKCELEGNIFQWKKDAVLFLDSEILDLAQTE comes from the coding sequence TTGAAAGATAGATCTCCGGTCATTCAAAAAGTAAATAGGCCGGGGATCTATGTCCATTATCCATTCTGTGTTCACAAATGTAGTTATTGTGATTTCTTCTCGGAAGGAATAGGCTTAGAACCTTCTCCTTTAGAAGGAGATCTATTTTCCAAATACAAGGAAGAATTTCTGACTCGGATCCAGGAATTTCCGAATCGTGAAAATCTGATCTTTGATACCATATTTTTCGGAGGAGGAACTCCCTCCAAAGCCTCGCCAGAAAGATATGCTGATTTTATAAAATTCGTAAAAGAGAATATTCAACTTTCGGAAAGTTCAGAGATTACTCTAGAATGCAATCCGGAAGACATCAGCCCGGATTATCTGAGAGGACTCTATGAAGCTGGGATCAATCGAATCCACGTCGGGATCCAGTCATTCTTGCCCAAGAACCTGAAGTTTTTAGATAGATACTATGATCCGGAGACTTATCCTAAGATCTTAGATACTCTGGCCTCTTCTCCCATCCAAAATTTCGGTGCGGACCTCATGTTCGGAGTTCCAAATCAAACCGAAGAAGAGTTTTATTCGGATGCAGATTCGGTTCTGAAAGCAAATGTCTCTCATATCAGCATTTATGCACTCACTGTCGAAAAAGGCACCGAGTATAGTAGAAGAGTTTCTGCCGGCATTGCGCCTCCTCCTACCGAAGAAGTACAAGAGAATATTTTAAAGCATCTTCCTATTTTTTTAGAAGAGATGGGTTTTTCGCAATACGAGGTCTCCAATTATTCGAAGCCAGGTCTCTATTCTCGCCATAATATGAAGTATTGGACTTACGAACATTATTTGGGAATTGGTCCAGGCGCTCACGGATTCTTGCCGAGCGGTAGATATTCTAATCCACGCAACACGAATGCGTATTTAAAGAAAATGCAATATGATTCCTACGAGACACCTGAGGTTTTCGAAGAGCTTTTAATTTCCTTATTCAGAATCTTCTTGCCGATCGATCTGAGCGGCTTCTTAGATCTGATCCCGAACTATCGAGAAGATCTATTAGAAAAACTTAAAATTAAATCTTCCGAAGGAAAATGCGAACTCGAAGGAAATATTTTCCAATGGAAAAAAGACGCAGTGCTTTTTTTGGATTCTGAGATCTTGGACTTAGCTCAAACGGAATAG